cccctcatatcctgatattttaattttctcCATCCTTATCCTATTCCTATCTCTCCTCTCAGCCTCTCactctttcctcctctcctctctctctcactgacGGCGAGGCACGGAGCAGGAGCGGTGGCTGCTGCGCGACGCGGTGTgcgggagcggcgcggcagcggcaggctCCGCAACGGCGGTGGCCTCCCTTCACCAACCTCCCATGCGCGGCGCTCCCTTCCTCGACGGCAGCGGgcacggcgacgatggcggtggcgggcggcgggtcTAGACGGCGGGCGCCCAGCGGgctcggcaccggcggcggcggcctcccttcCCCGACCTCCCATCCGGCGCGGCAGCGACAGGGTTGGCAACGGCGGTGGCCTCCCTTCCTCGATGGTGGCGGgcacggtgacgacgacggcggatcTGGACGGCGGGCGCGCAGCGGtcacggcgtcgccggcggcggcggatctggacAGCAGCAACGCCTCCACCCCCTCCTCaacaccgcggcggcgggggcggctcggccgcctCGGGTAGCGCTGCCCCGGGCCGATTCGGTGCCGCTGACGACGGCGTGCGGTGGGGGCAACGGATCTGGCGgcaggctagggtttggggttttttggtttttattttttttaccgaatttattttttatgtggcCGGTATAAGCGACCGCATGTGAAAACGGGCGGTTGCGCCGGCCGTATGCAAAAAGAGTGATTTTTGTATACCTTCACCCCCATGCTGCTGGGGCAACTGCATGCAAAGATCCTATTCGCCTGTATGCAAAAAGCCAATCTGTAGTAGTGTATATCAGTTTGTGACGAAACAAAGAATTCAAACCGCTCTGATAATTTAAGAggggtgtagctatatttatggcatcataattttttttaaaaaagttggcatatatttatattgtataaATTCCTAAATtacacaaaattacatatgtaaattctaaaattacatattatgTAAGTAGAGTGCATAATTTTTTACATGGAGATAGTAAAGGAACGTGATCGGATAAATCACAGCAAGCAGCACTGGTGCATATGTATGTACGAACTAAGCATGCGTGCATGCATAAGTACGAACTAGTGCTTGCACAGTCCTGCACGAATCTAAAAGAAAATTTGAGGGCTAACGAACTGACTAAAATCAGAGAAGATTTATGGCGACATAGACACATAGTTATAGCAAAACCGTTTAAGAGCTAAATAACCTATATAATGCTGTTAACAAACAATAACTCAGCAAAGCTGAAACTGTTTCCCTCCTTAAATGGAGAGCACACGACGCATTTGAAATCTATAAGAGGTGTCAATTCTCCGCGCCAGCAAGATCGAGGTCGAGCAAGCCCTTCCTCGATCATGGCCAACCGCAATGTACCAATGCTTCTGCCCCTCgccgtcctcttcctcctcggcagcggcggcgtcgccaccgccgcgaacGTGATCGACCGGTGCTGGCGCGGCCAGCGCAACTGGGCCGCCGACCGGCAGCGTCTGGCCGTGTGCTCGGTGGGCTTCGCCGGCAAGATGCGGCAGaaccgcggcgccggcgtggtcgcCTACACGGTCACCGACCCGAGCGACGACCCCGTCCGGCCGCGGCCCGGCACGCTCCGGTACGGCGCGACGGTGCTGCCGGCGAAGGTGTGGATCACCTTCGCGCGCGACATGCGCATCAGGCTGGCGCAGCCGCTGTACGTCAAGAACTTCACCACCAtcgacggccgcggcgccgacgtGCACGTCGCCGGCGGGGCCGGCATCGTGCTGTACCACGCGAGGGACGTGATCGTCCACGGCCTCCACGTGCACGACTGCCGCGCGCAGCCGCCGGGACGGGTGGTCGTCCCGGGTGGCGCCGTGCAGCCctccggcagcggcgacggcgacgccatcCGCCTGGTGGCGAGCTCCAAGGTGTGGATCGATCACAACACGCTGTCCCGCTGCGAGGACGGCCTGCTCGACGTCACGGTCGGCTCCACCGACGTCACCGTCTCCAACAACTGGTTCCACGACCACGACAAGGTGATGCTCCTCGGCCACGACGACGGCTTCACCACCGACCGCCGCATGCGCGTCACCGTCGCCTTCAACCGCTTCGGCCCAAACGTCAACCAGCGCATGCCAAGGTATAGCCACTAGCCACACACCCGGCCATGAATAATCCGCCACTGGAGGAGCTCGTGCTCGAGCTCGACATCGATCGAACACCTGCTTGGCATTACATTGGATGCAGGATAAGGCACGGGTACGCGCACGTGGTGAACAACCTGTACGATGGGTGGAGGGACTACGCCATTGGAGGGAGCATGGGGCCGAGCGTGAAGAGCCAGGGCAACCTGTTCgcggcgtcgggcggcggcggcgacaacaagAAGGTGACGAGGAGGATGCCGGCCgtggcgcgtggcggcggcggcgggaaggatCAGTGGCACTTGCACTCGGTCGGCGACGCCTTCGAGAACGGCGCGTTCTTCCGGCAGGTGGGCAACAGGGTGCGCCCCAACTACAATCGGCACCAGGCCTtctcggcggcgagcgccggcgACGTAAGGGCGCtcaccggcggcgtcggcgctcTCACGTGCTTTGCCACGGCGGCGTGCTGACAATATAATTAACAACGTTAACGCCGCGTGCAAGTTCTGGTTGTGTTTCCTTGACATCTAGTAACATATATCAACATGAGCGGCAGTGGCAATTATGAATTATATGTCAAAATGAATTAAACATAACATTACTAACTAGTAGTAATTGATAGTGCATCCTTTGATGACAAGAACTGTTCACGTTGTTGTTAATCACTTTAATCAATCGCCTTTTATTCCCCAATGGCAGAAAGGAGGATGGAGTGTTCTTTATTCAAAATACACGGTTGACCTTTAGATTTGGACCACAGTATTATCTATTTGGATCCGTCGTTATGATTTACAGGGTGTTTTTGGTTTAGTGAATGGATTTAGTATCCACGATGAGATGGTACCGTTTAAGGAAAGGGATTACTTATACAACTTTCGATAAtgtttttagagtaaattgcatcaacGGTATACGGTTAGATGGATTAGTGAtgccctcggccgccgctcgaaCGTCGCGTTCCACCATCGGAGCCCACCTCCCACTGTTCGCCGTTGAGcaccatctctcctctctcctctggcCGGCAATGTCTGCCGCCGTGTGCCCCTCTTTCCCTCTCTAATCCCTCTCCCCTACTTCCCTAGGTGTCACCGCCGCCCGTCCTCCCCTTCCTTCACTgaaccgtcgccgccgtcaccatcgtTGTCGTCATCTTCCCTGTGCCGGTCGC
The Oryza glaberrima chromosome 8, OglaRS2, whole genome shotgun sequence DNA segment above includes these coding regions:
- the LOC127783296 gene encoding probable pectate lyase 4; this translates as MANRNVPMLLPLAVLFLLGSGGVATAANVIDRCWRGQRNWAADRQRLAVCSVGFAGKMRQNRGAGVVAYTVTDPSDDPVRPRPGTLRYGATVLPAKVWITFARDMRIRLAQPLYVKNFTTIDGRGADVHVAGGAGIVLYHARDVIVHGLHVHDCRAQPPGRVVVPGGAVQPSGSGDGDAIRLVASSKVWIDHNTLSRCEDGLLDVTVGSTDVTVSNNWFHDHDKVMLLGHDDGFTTDRRMRVTVAFNRFGPNVNQRMPRIRHGYAHVVNNLYDGWRDYAIGGSMGPSVKSQGNLFAASGGGGDNKKVTRRMPAVARGGGGGKDQWHLHSVGDAFENGAFFRQVGNRVRPNYNRHQAFSAASAGDVRALTGGVGALTCFATAAC